One stretch of Schlesneria sp. DSM 10557 DNA includes these proteins:
- the coxB gene encoding cytochrome c oxidase subunit II — MIDDGFRLMPEQASTLAPSVDLLYYFLLSVSTFFTVLIAVLIVYFSIKYRRGNQQVDRSKGEDHSLWLEVLWMVVPLLISMAIFAWGASLYYSEYRPPDDAIEIRGVGKQWMWKFQHPSGQREINDLHVPLGYPVKLTLISEDVIHSFFVPAFRTKRDVVPGRYTNCWFEATRTGTFHLFCAEYCGTNHSRMIGRVIVMEPAEYERWLANSNMQESPLAAGKRLYEEFRCVTCHRPEGATGRCPPLEGLFGRDVKLVDGTTVPADETYLRESILRPAAKVVAGFEPLMPSYEGQISEEQLIYLITYIKSLAKP, encoded by the coding sequence ATGATCGACGACGGATTTCGGTTAATGCCAGAGCAAGCCTCGACACTCGCGCCGAGCGTGGACCTGCTCTACTACTTCCTATTGAGCGTATCGACCTTCTTCACGGTCCTGATCGCCGTTTTGATCGTCTATTTCTCCATCAAATATCGACGGGGAAACCAGCAGGTTGATCGATCCAAGGGGGAAGACCATTCGTTATGGCTCGAGGTTCTCTGGATGGTGGTCCCGCTGCTTATTTCCATGGCGATCTTTGCCTGGGGAGCGTCTTTGTATTACTCCGAATACCGCCCCCCGGATGATGCCATCGAGATTCGCGGCGTGGGAAAGCAGTGGATGTGGAAGTTCCAGCATCCAAGCGGACAGCGCGAGATCAACGACCTGCACGTCCCGCTGGGATACCCGGTCAAACTGACGTTGATTTCCGAAGACGTCATTCACAGTTTTTTTGTCCCCGCCTTTCGTACAAAACGCGATGTCGTGCCCGGACGCTACACCAACTGCTGGTTTGAGGCGACACGCACGGGGACGTTCCACTTGTTTTGTGCAGAATACTGTGGCACGAATCACTCGCGCATGATCGGACGCGTCATCGTGATGGAGCCGGCCGAGTACGAACGTTGGCTTGCCAATTCGAACATGCAGGAATCACCCCTCGCGGCCGGCAAGCGGCTCTATGAGGAATTTCGATGTGTGACATGTCATCGTCCGGAAGGGGCGACCGGCCGCTGTCCACCACTGGAAGGCCTTTTCGGACGCGACGTCAAACTTGTTGATGGCACGACCGTGCCCGCGGACGAAACCTATTTGCGCGAGTCGATCCTCAGGCCGGCCGCGAAAGTTGTTGCCGGATTCGAACCGTTGATGCCCAGTTATGAGGGGCAGATTAGCGAAGAGCAGCTTATTTATTTGATCACTTACATCAAATCGCTGGCAAAACCATGA
- a CDS encoding SCO family protein: MKHPQNPVWSKTFGTCAVWVLGIALCDLILCSSALAQRFATGGPYNSPAGRSPSTELLRDVGIEQRLNAQLPLDGIVVDEHGSKVQLDAFFREKPVVLALVQYRCPMLCTQVLNGFFKVSHAIPLKIGVDYDFIAVSFDPREGSELAAEKKRQYVRMTRQSEAEAGIHFLTADQALIDRLTDTVGFHYRYVEETDQFAHASGVIIVTPDGRVSRYFYGIEYSPHDLRLGLVESSNGAIGSPVEQFLLLCYHYDPLTGKYGLAIAGLLRWAGILTALVLGTYLYRMYRRECARSRLVQGDSDLALPLKTPELDPHLREHP; the protein is encoded by the coding sequence ATGAAACACCCGCAAAACCCTGTTTGGAGCAAGACATTCGGCACCTGCGCTGTGTGGGTTCTGGGCATCGCGCTTTGTGATCTGATCCTGTGCTCATCCGCACTGGCTCAAAGATTCGCAACGGGAGGCCCCTATAATTCGCCTGCCGGTCGAAGTCCCTCCACCGAGTTACTGCGCGATGTGGGAATTGAACAGCGATTGAACGCCCAATTGCCACTGGACGGAATCGTCGTCGACGAACATGGATCGAAAGTCCAACTCGACGCATTCTTCCGCGAGAAACCTGTCGTCCTCGCACTGGTGCAATACCGCTGTCCCATGCTGTGCACCCAGGTGCTGAATGGCTTTTTCAAGGTGAGCCACGCGATCCCGCTGAAGATCGGCGTGGATTATGATTTTATCGCGGTCAGCTTTGATCCGCGGGAAGGAAGCGAACTGGCAGCCGAGAAGAAACGCCAGTACGTCCGAATGACACGCCAGTCAGAGGCAGAAGCAGGAATCCATTTTCTGACAGCCGACCAGGCGCTGATCGATCGACTCACCGATACCGTCGGGTTTCACTACCGCTACGTCGAAGAGACGGACCAGTTCGCCCACGCCAGCGGGGTGATAATCGTCACGCCGGACGGACGGGTTTCGCGCTACTTTTACGGAATTGAATACTCTCCCCACGACCTTCGGCTGGGACTGGTTGAAAGCTCGAATGGAGCGATCGGGTCACCGGTCGAACAGTTTCTGCTCCTGTGTTACCACTACGATCCACTGACGGGAAAGTATGGTCTGGCCATCGCGGGCCTGCTGCGCTGGGCCGGTATTCTCACCGCACTCGTTCTTGGGACTTATTTGTACCGCATGTATCGACGTGAGTGTGCTCGTTCCCGGTTGGTCCAGGGAGATTCCGACCTGGCCTTGCCGCTCAAGACTCCCGAACTCGATCCTCACCTCCGGGAGCACCCATGA
- a CDS encoding cytochrome c, whose protein sequence is MKIRRSTLVHGCRIFSANPRRLPDRRTRLLIWGLVLGATLGCDRLDMYDQPRYEPLEQSHFFRDGLSARPPVEGTIARGNLREDQPFYTGKQGDGLAVRIPEAAFQALYDRNPARFGSPFDSIEPAELRLQLMIRGKDRFEIFCSVCHGQSGEGDGIIVRRGFRKPPSFHTDRLREVPNGHFFDVITHGFGAMSSYASRIDAADRWAIVAYLRALQRSQHSQVEDLPEQVRKELSATELSNQIQVPQEEPQE, encoded by the coding sequence ATGAAGATCAGACGATCGACGCTGGTGCACGGCTGCAGGATTTTCTCGGCCAATCCGCGTAGGCTTCCGGATCGGCGAACCCGTCTGTTGATCTGGGGACTGGTGCTCGGGGCGACGCTGGGCTGCGACCGTCTTGATATGTATGACCAGCCGCGCTACGAACCGCTGGAACAGAGTCATTTTTTCAGGGATGGCTTGTCTGCGCGCCCGCCTGTCGAAGGGACAATTGCCCGGGGGAATCTACGCGAGGATCAGCCCTTTTACACCGGAAAGCAGGGAGACGGACTCGCCGTCCGAATTCCTGAAGCGGCGTTTCAGGCACTGTACGATCGGAATCCGGCCAGGTTTGGCAGCCCGTTTGACTCGATCGAACCCGCAGAGCTTCGACTTCAGTTGATGATCCGGGGCAAAGACCGCTTCGAAATCTTTTGCTCGGTCTGCCACGGTCAATCAGGCGAAGGGGATGGGATCATCGTGCGACGGGGGTTCCGCAAACCACCTTCTTTCCACACTGACCGACTCCGTGAAGTTCCGAACGGCCACTTCTTCGATGTGATCACACACGGATTCGGTGCCATGTCGAGTTACGCAAGTCGGATCGACGCCGCAGACCGATGGGCGATCGTCGCGTATTTGCGGGCACTTCAAAGGAGTCAGCATTCACAGGTTGAAGACCTTCCGGAACAAGTCCGGAAGGAACTCTCAGCCACAGAACTGAGCAACCAAATCCAGGTCCCTCAGGAGGAGCCACAGGAATGA
- a CDS encoding DUF3341 domain-containing protein produces the protein MAIPSQPEKIYGLLAEFDHPEEIIHAAQKAYDTGYRSMNGYTPFPVEGLSEALGQKPTRLPFLVLLGGLIGGSAAYYMLYYSSVISYPLDVGGRPLHSWPAFIPITFEMTVLGAAFATFFGMLALNGLPHPNHPLFEVPEFSLASRDRFFLCIQAKDPLFRLDETRRFLEQLTSRVHEVQP, from the coding sequence ATGGCGATCCCCTCGCAACCAGAAAAAATCTACGGCTTGCTGGCAGAATTCGATCATCCTGAAGAGATCATCCACGCAGCGCAGAAGGCGTACGACACCGGCTATCGATCGATGAACGGTTACACCCCCTTTCCCGTCGAGGGGCTTTCCGAAGCACTCGGACAAAAGCCAACGCGTTTGCCGTTCCTCGTGCTGCTGGGGGGACTGATCGGCGGGAGTGCAGCGTACTACATGCTGTACTACTCGTCCGTAATCAGTTACCCGCTTGACGTCGGAGGGCGTCCGCTGCACAGCTGGCCCGCATTTATTCCGATTACATTCGAAATGACCGTGCTGGGTGCGGCCTTCGCGACGTTCTTTGGGATGCTGGCGCTGAACGGTTTGCCTCATCCCAACCACCCTCTGTTTGAGGTCCCCGAGTTCAGCCTCGCCTCGCGTGATCGCTTCTTCCTCTGTATCCAGGCAAAGGACCCTCTATTCCGACTCGATGAAACACGTCGATTTCTGGAGCAGTTAACATCCCGCGTGCATGAGGTGCAGCCATGA
- the nrfD gene encoding NrfD/PsrC family molybdoenzyme membrane anchor subunit, with translation MAEVPAPVDETPVLEPGHTYASVTDQISSIVLTRKTSRGWILGFALSFTLMMALLYATAYLLARGIGIWGTNIPVGWAFPIVNFVWWIGIGHAGTLISAVLLLLHQEWRTSINRFAEAMTLFAVSCAGLFPLLHMGRPWVFYWMLPYPNTMDLWPNFRSPLVWDVFAVMTYFTVSLLFWYMGLIPDLATLRDRTHNRFGQIVYGIMALGWRGSAKHWQRYEVAYLLMAALATPLVVSVHSIVGMDFAAAIVPGWHTTFSSPFFVAGAIFSGFAMVMTLMIPLRSIYSLQDFVTLRHLENMAKVILATGCMMFYGYAAEIFFEYYSGNEFERYLAINRLLGPYGWSYWGLIACNVLAPQLFWSRKLRRSIPVLFVVSLLVNVGMWLERFIIVVVSLHRDFLPSAWRMYYPTVWDYTHFVGSIGLFFTLLFLFVRLLPVISIFELRTLVHESSEET, from the coding sequence ATGGCAGAAGTGCCAGCCCCCGTCGACGAAACTCCCGTCCTCGAGCCGGGCCATACGTACGCATCCGTCACTGACCAGATCAGTTCCATCGTCTTGACGCGGAAGACTTCGCGTGGCTGGATTCTCGGCTTCGCTCTCTCATTCACCTTGATGATGGCCTTGCTTTACGCCACGGCATACTTGCTTGCCCGGGGAATCGGGATCTGGGGAACGAACATTCCCGTCGGCTGGGCCTTCCCAATTGTGAACTTCGTCTGGTGGATTGGGATCGGCCATGCTGGAACTCTGATTTCGGCCGTCCTCCTCCTGCTGCACCAGGAATGGCGAACAAGTATCAATCGATTTGCTGAGGCAATGACGTTGTTCGCGGTGTCGTGCGCAGGTCTGTTTCCTCTACTGCACATGGGGCGACCATGGGTCTTCTACTGGATGCTACCCTACCCGAACACGATGGATCTGTGGCCAAACTTCCGCAGCCCGCTGGTCTGGGACGTATTCGCTGTCATGACCTACTTCACCGTGTCGCTACTCTTCTGGTATATGGGCCTGATTCCCGACCTCGCGACTCTGCGGGATCGAACCCATAATCGGTTCGGTCAGATTGTCTACGGGATCATGGCTCTCGGCTGGCGCGGTTCGGCCAAGCACTGGCAGCGATATGAAGTGGCCTATCTGCTCATGGCGGCCCTGGCGACGCCGCTGGTGGTCTCGGTCCACAGTATCGTAGGGATGGACTTCGCGGCGGCGATCGTGCCGGGGTGGCACACCACCTTCTCCTCACCGTTCTTCGTCGCCGGGGCGATCTTCTCGGGCTTCGCAATGGTGATGACGCTGATGATTCCCCTGCGATCAATTTACTCGCTTCAGGACTTCGTCACGCTCCGTCATCTGGAAAACATGGCAAAGGTGATTCTCGCGACCGGCTGCATGATGTTCTATGGTTATGCAGCCGAGATCTTCTTTGAATACTACAGTGGAAACGAATTCGAACGCTATCTCGCAATCAATCGCCTGCTCGGCCCCTATGGTTGGAGTTACTGGGGTTTGATCGCCTGCAACGTTCTGGCCCCGCAGTTGTTCTGGTCCCGCAAACTGCGACGCAGCATCCCCGTGCTGTTTGTGGTATCCCTGCTGGTCAATGTGGGAATGTGGCTGGAGCGATTCATTATCGTTGTCGTCAGCCTGCATCGCGACTTTCTTCCCTCGGCCTGGCGGATGTACTACCCGACCGTCTGGGATTACACCCACTTCGTCGGCTCCATTGGACTATTCTTTACACTCCTGTTCCTCTTCGTTCGCCTGCTGCCCGTCATCTCCATTTTTGAATTGAGAACACTGGTCCACGAATCAAGCGAGGAGACGTAA
- a CDS encoding TAT-variant-translocated molybdopterin oxidoreductase, giving the protein MKDSGHVRSPSAPTDSDPQNNVRSLDLDALLNRLETTDPPPLWRGLEELAQSPEFFDYLHREFPRQASEWTDESSRRDFLRLAAASLGLAGVGLSGCVRQPAEKIVPYVRQPEDMIPGKPQYFATCMTRGGYATGLLVESHLGRPTKIEGNPDHPASLGGTDVFAQASILSLYDPDRSQTLMKAGRISTWSEFLSKLTLELNSLRPAGGKGLVILTEATTSPTLLDQLKSLCEDLPELTWIQYSPVSRGNVRAGAIAAFGQPVDVVYQFDRAKTILSLDADFLTSMPGSLRYTRDFIDRRRAGAADPHAVTMNRLYTVESTPSLTGAQADHRLALRAFEIETVARILAERLGIEVATRVEDLPPAVPAKWLEALLSDLQEEPGASLVIPGDGQPAAVHALAHAINRQLDNVGKTVRYIPALGAETGDQIDSLRELVTKISQGDVKMLIVIGGNPVYNAPGELNFAEAYRKVPFRVHLAHEYDETSYESHWHIPRSHTLEAWSDACAYDGTCSIQQPLIAPLYETRDEHQLIAVLASRAELTAYEIVRNYWKRQWGSDDFEDRWRRAVHDGVIASSSAEEIRPEWKFVDKVTPTRATTTARDAATVGLEVTFVPDPTIWDGSYANNGWLQELPKPITKLTWDNAALISPRTARRLGVENAELVDLTIGEKSIRVPVLIVPGQPDDSLSLALGYGRTRSGRIGNGAGFNAYPIRPATSDWFTTGGQLKKTGRLYELSITQSHHSMEGRDLVQIQTLPGYVENPDFISPEMRHPHELPSLYPESPESPNAWGMVIDQTACVGCNACVVACQAENNIPIVGKKQVRMGREMHWLRIDRYYRGQIADPETYFQPMMCVHCEKAPCELVCPVAATVHSHDGLNQMIYNRCVGTRYCSNNCPYKVRRFNFLDYDAEIHYDAAHAPSLKLMRNPDVTVRSRGVMEKCTYCTQRISHARIEARKQNRDVIDGEVVTACQQACPAQAIIFGDLNDPASAVTQLKKSPLNYSLLAELNTRPRTTHLARLRNPHPRLAGLAAEDTPPWDGRSSKPQEER; this is encoded by the coding sequence ATGAAAGACTCAGGTCATGTTCGCTCGCCGAGTGCTCCTACGGATTCCGATCCGCAGAACAATGTTCGCTCTCTCGACCTAGATGCCCTGCTCAATCGTCTGGAAACCACAGACCCTCCTCCCCTCTGGCGCGGCCTTGAAGAACTGGCACAGTCTCCCGAGTTCTTTGATTACCTGCATCGCGAATTTCCTCGTCAGGCGAGCGAATGGACGGATGAGTCGAGTCGGCGAGACTTCCTCCGGCTGGCGGCCGCCTCGCTCGGACTGGCGGGTGTGGGGCTGAGCGGCTGCGTCAGACAACCGGCAGAAAAAATTGTCCCCTACGTCCGGCAGCCCGAGGACATGATTCCCGGCAAACCTCAATACTTTGCGACCTGTATGACGCGGGGTGGGTATGCAACGGGTCTCCTGGTCGAAAGTCATTTGGGCCGCCCTACCAAAATCGAAGGCAACCCCGACCATCCTGCCAGTCTGGGGGGAACCGACGTCTTTGCCCAAGCGTCGATCCTCTCACTTTATGACCCGGATCGTTCCCAGACCTTAATGAAGGCGGGCCGGATCAGTACGTGGAGCGAATTTCTCTCGAAACTGACTTTAGAACTGAATAGTCTCCGTCCCGCTGGTGGCAAAGGACTTGTGATCCTTACGGAAGCCACGACTTCGCCCACACTGCTGGACCAGTTGAAATCGCTGTGCGAGGATCTGCCTGAACTGACGTGGATTCAGTACTCTCCGGTCAGCCGAGGAAATGTTCGTGCGGGTGCCATCGCCGCGTTCGGTCAACCGGTCGATGTCGTTTATCAGTTTGACCGGGCGAAAACCATACTTTCGCTCGATGCCGACTTCCTGACCAGCATGCCCGGAAGTCTGCGTTATACACGCGACTTCATCGATCGGCGTCGTGCGGGCGCGGCCGATCCCCATGCGGTAACGATGAACCGACTCTACACCGTCGAATCGACGCCGAGTCTCACGGGAGCCCAGGCCGATCATCGACTGGCCCTGCGCGCTTTTGAAATCGAGACGGTGGCTCGCATCCTGGCCGAGCGGCTGGGGATCGAAGTTGCGACGCGTGTCGAAGATCTCCCCCCTGCCGTCCCTGCCAAGTGGCTGGAAGCACTCCTCTCAGACCTGCAGGAGGAACCGGGTGCCAGCCTGGTAATTCCCGGCGACGGCCAACCCGCTGCAGTTCATGCGCTCGCCCATGCAATCAATCGCCAGCTCGACAATGTCGGCAAGACGGTCCGCTATATCCCCGCTCTCGGAGCTGAGACGGGTGACCAAATCGATTCTCTGCGTGAGCTCGTGACGAAAATAAGTCAGGGCGACGTAAAAATGCTCATCGTGATCGGTGGTAATCCAGTTTATAACGCTCCCGGGGAACTGAACTTCGCGGAAGCCTACCGCAAGGTCCCTTTCCGCGTGCATCTCGCTCACGAGTACGACGAAACGTCATACGAGTCTCACTGGCACATTCCACGATCGCATACCCTCGAAGCATGGAGCGACGCCTGTGCCTATGACGGAACGTGTTCGATCCAACAACCGCTTATCGCTCCCCTTTACGAGACACGCGATGAGCACCAGTTGATCGCGGTGCTGGCGAGTCGAGCCGAACTGACCGCTTACGAAATTGTCCGTAACTACTGGAAGCGGCAATGGGGTAGTGACGATTTTGAAGATCGATGGCGCCGTGCGGTCCACGACGGTGTAATCGCGTCTTCGAGCGCAGAGGAAATCCGTCCCGAATGGAAGTTCGTCGACAAGGTCACTCCCACCCGCGCAACCACAACCGCCCGGGACGCAGCAACCGTGGGTCTTGAAGTCACATTTGTGCCCGACCCCACAATCTGGGACGGGAGTTATGCAAACAACGGCTGGCTGCAGGAACTTCCCAAGCCGATCACAAAATTGACGTGGGACAATGCCGCCTTGATCAGCCCACGCACGGCCCGTCGATTGGGGGTTGAGAACGCCGAACTTGTCGATCTGACAATCGGAGAGAAATCGATTCGCGTTCCCGTGCTGATCGTTCCCGGCCAACCGGACGACTCACTGTCCCTCGCTCTCGGCTATGGACGGACCCGGTCGGGACGCATCGGAAACGGCGCAGGCTTCAACGCTTACCCGATTCGGCCAGCGACGAGCGACTGGTTCACAACCGGGGGGCAACTGAAGAAGACGGGGCGACTGTACGAGCTATCCATCACCCAGTCGCATCACAGCATGGAAGGACGGGATCTGGTCCAGATTCAAACGCTTCCCGGCTACGTCGAGAACCCCGATTTCATCTCACCCGAAATGCGTCATCCTCATGAACTTCCCTCTCTGTACCCCGAGTCTCCCGAATCACCCAACGCCTGGGGCATGGTGATTGATCAGACAGCTTGCGTCGGCTGCAATGCTTGCGTCGTCGCCTGTCAGGCGGAAAACAATATCCCGATTGTCGGCAAGAAACAGGTGCGGATGGGTCGGGAGATGCACTGGCTGCGAATCGACCGCTACTACCGTGGACAGATCGCGGACCCTGAAACCTATTTTCAGCCCATGATGTGCGTCCACTGCGAGAAAGCCCCCTGCGAACTCGTCTGTCCCGTCGCCGCGACCGTGCATAGTCACGACGGACTCAACCAGATGATCTATAACCGTTGCGTGGGGACTCGCTACTGCTCGAACAACTGCCCTTACAAAGTTCGCAGATTCAATTTCCTCGACTACGATGCCGAGATTCATTACGACGCGGCACACGCACCGTCACTTAAGCTCATGCGAAATCCCGACGTCACGGTTCGCAGCCGCGGAGTCATGGAAAAATGCACGTACTGCACCCAACGAATCAGTCACGCAAGGATCGAAGCCCGTAAGCAGAACCGAGACGTGATCGATGGTGAAGTCGTGACAGCCTGCCAGCAGGCATGTCCCGCGCAAGCCATTATATTTGGCGATCTGAACGATCCCGCCAGTGCTGTGACGCAGCTCAAAAAATCCCCACTGAATTACTCACTGCTGGCGGAACTCAACACGCGTCCTCGCACCACGCATCTGGCTCGGCTGCGTAACCCGCATCCGCGTCTGGCGGGACTGGCCGCTGAAGATACTCCGCCGTGGGACGGCCGTTCCTCAAAACCACAGGAGGAAAGATGA